A region from the Rhodamnia argentea isolate NSW1041297 chromosome 7, ASM2092103v1, whole genome shotgun sequence genome encodes:
- the LOC115752522 gene encoding calcium-binding protein CML42-like: MEVAPATQANGSSSSCRRALGAKSVSFRLHSPSLNSLRLRRTFDLFDKNGDGIITPEELSQALALLGLDADLSDLDSILRSHIKPGSDGLRFDDFVALHQSVDEAFFGGGGDADDAPALREEADLSEAFKVFDEDGDGYICARELKAVLAKLGLPEGEEIGRVERMITSVDRNHDGRVDFFEFKDMMRSVLVNSS, from the coding sequence ATGGAGGTTGCTCCAGCGACACAGGCCAACGGCTCCTCGTCCTCCTGCCGCCGCGCGCTCGGCGCCAAGTCCGTCTCCTTCCGCCTCCACTCCCCGAGCCTCAACtccctccgcctccgccgcacCTTCGACCTCTTCGACAAGAACGGCGACGGCATCATCACCCCCGAGGAGCTCTCCCAGGCCCTCGCCCTCCTCGGCCTCGACGCCGACCTCTCCGACCTCGATTCCATCCTCCGGTCCCATATCAAGCCGGGCAGCGACGGCCTCAGGTTCGATGACTTCGTCGCCCTGCACCAGTCCGTCGACGAGGCCTTCTTCGGCGGAGGAGGAGACGCCGACGACGCGCCGGCGTTGCGGGAGGAGGCGGATCTGAGCGAGGCGTTCAAGGTGTTCGACGAGGACGGCGACGGGTACATCTGCGCGCGGGAGCTGAAGGCGGTGCTCGCGAAGCTGGGGCTGCCGGAGGGGGAGGAGATAGGGAGGGTCGAGCGGATGATCACCTCCGTCGACCGGAACCACGACGGGCGCGTCGACTTCTTCGAGTTCAAGGACATGATGCGGAGCGTCCTGGTCAACAGCTCCTGA